The Polyangium aurulentum genomic interval TGCCCGAGACCCTCCCGCAGCTTCCGCCGTCGGACGCGGGAGGGTGATGCGCTAGGCTCTCAGAGCCCCTTCCAGCCGAACCCGACCGATCCCGACGGCAGGCGCGGCGGATCGAGCGAGAGGATGTAATCGACGCGCCGATTGCGCGACTCGGCCGTCTCGTCCGCCGTCTTCACGAGCGGCGAGTGCTCGCCGAGGCCCTCGTAGGAGATCGGCATCTTGAGCCCGTGGCTGCGGAACCACGCCGCGATCGAGCGCGCGCGCCGCCGGGACAGATTCAGGTTGTGATCGGCGCCGCCCACCGTGTCGGTATGACCGGCGATGTAGAGCGCGATATTGCCGAGGTCCTTGTGCTTGGAGATGACCTCCTTGATCTTCTCCAGGCTGGCCTCGAGCTTGGGCACTTCGGAGGGGCGGATCGCGTCCGAGTCGGTCTCGAAATTGACCTCCTCGTGCGGGATCTTCACGTTCCAGGGCGTGATCGCGACGCCCACGTAATAGCCCTGCGTGTCGTGGCCCCAGACCTCGATTCGCGACACGGTCTCGGCGCTCGAGGGCTTCCAGCCCACGGTGAGCGCCGTGCCGGCGGGCATCCCGTCGAAGCCCTGCGTCACGTTCGCCAGCACGTTTCCCGATTCGCCGATGACCTTGAGCACCACCTTGCACGCCGGCCGCGTGAGCTTGACCTCGAGCTGATGCCCTTCGAGATCGACCTTGGACCTGTCGACCGACAGCTCGAGCTTGGGCCCCTTCGCGGCGCTCTTACCGCCCTTCGGCTCGCAGTCGGGAACAGGCCCCTGTGCAGCGGCGGGCGGGGGCTCGGCGGCGGGCGCGGGGGGCGGCGCCTCGCTCGTCGGCGCGGGCTCTTCCGCAGCCTTTGCGGGGGCGGGCGCCTCGTCCGCGGGGGAGGGCTTTGCTTCGTCCGCGCTCTCGCTGCTCGGCGTGGCTTCGGTTGCGGGCTCGGGGACGGCGCCTCCGCCACAGCCGGCGGCGAGCGCGAGCAGGCAGGGGAGCGCGGCGAGGGTGATTCGACGGGCGACCATGGGCAACAAGTAGCGCAAGCCTCCGCGCAATTCCAGCCTTCTGTGGTTTGTGAGGAACGATTGACCGGCCCCGCGCGGGGGTCTCACGAGTACTCGGTGCCCGCGCGCATCTTCGGCCCGAAATGCTTGCCGAGCAGCCTGCGGAAAAACGTCCCCGGCAACGAGGTCGCATCCGGCGCGCGCTTGCCCGTCACCTGCATGTAGTTACGGAAATGGCCGAGCACCTCCGCGCCGCCGCCGTCTTCGTCGTAAGCGTTCGTCAATGAGATGCGCGTGGGCTCGGCGAGCGCGTACAGGCCCACCCAGCACTCGCAGAGGTCCTCGTCGTCATACACGGACTTCATTTTCTCGTTCCTGCCGTCGAGCGCCGAGAACCACACGCACAGGTCCTTGACGCCGTGGAGGCGCTCGACGCAGGCGTGGAGCTTCGCGGGATCGTCGCCGAATGCCTCGACGCGCAATCCTTTCTTGAACGAGGTGCTCAATTTCCCGTCCACGCCGAGCGACCCAGGATGGAAGGTGCTCACGTTTCCGGTCACGACGCCGAAGGGCAGCACGACCGCGCGCTTGTCGACGAGGTCCTTCACGAGCGCGCAGAAGGCCTCCTTCGGCAACGCGGCATCGGTCCGCGGTCCGATGTAGAGGTCGAGGACGACTCCCATGTGCCCTGGTTATGCCACGCGAGCGCGGACGTCAACGGCGCGTCGCGCGCCGAACGAACACGAGGATCCCCGCGCATCGCGCGGCCTGTGGTATAAGCGCCCCGCGCAGCCGAACAGGACGCGCAGAAAGCGAGCCCCCAGGTCCCATGCCTCTCGCCGCTCCGTCCAACACCCGCCCTCCTCGCGACGCTCACCGTATCGACGAAGCCGCGCTTGCGCGCTGGCTGGCCGAGAATGTCGAGGGCTGCAAGGGCGGGGGAACGGCCACCGCGCGCCAGTTCGCCGGGGGCCAGTCGAACCCGACGTACTGGATCGGCTTCGAGGGCGGCGAGGCGGGAGAGCAACAGCTCGTGCTGCGCAAGAAGCCCCCGGGCGAGCTTTTGCCGTCGGCGCACGCGGTCGAGCGCGAGTATCGCATCATGCGCGCGCTCGCCTCGACGGACGTGCCCGTCCCGCCCGCGCTCGCGCTGTGCGAGGACAAGTCGATCATCGGCACGCCCTTCTTCGTGATGCGCTACGTCCCCGGCCGCATCTTCTGGGATCCGCGCCTGCCCGAGGTCTCCGCGCCCGCCGAGCGGCGCGCGATTTACGCCGAGTACATCCGCGCCCTCGCCGCCCTGCACCGCGTCGATTACGTGGCCGTGGGCCTCGGCGATTACGGCAAAATCGGCGGCTTCGTCGAGCGCCAGGTGCAGCGTTGGTCGAAGCAATACGAGGCTTCGCGCACGGGCGAGGTCCCCTCGATGGACGCGCTCATGGCCTGGCTCGCGAAGAACGTCCCCGCGCGCGACGAGACCACGCTCGTGCACGGCGATTATCGCATCGACAACATGATCTTCGCGCCGGAGGGCCAGAAGGCGCAGGCGCTCGCGATCATCGACTGGGAGCTGTCGACGCTCGGCCACCCGGTGAGCGACCTGGCGTATACGTGCATGGTGTATCACCTGGCCTTGCCGGGTCGAGGCAGCCTGGCGGACATCGATTTCGCTGCGACGGGCATTCCGAGCCAGGACGAGTTCGTCGAGGAATATTGCCGGCTGACGGGCCGGGCCTACATCGACAACTGGCCCTACTTCGTGGCCTTCGGCATCTTCCGCCTGGCCGCGATCGCGCAGGGCGTCTACAAGCGCAGCCTCCAGGGCAACGCGAGCTCGGAGAGCGCCCATATGTACGGCGCCGCGGTCGGGCTGCTCTCGGACATGGGATGCAAGATCGCGGGTATCCGGGTGGGGGGATGAGCAATTCGGACAAACTCGACGAGCTCGCGCGGCGCAAGGCGGCTGCGGAGGCGATGGGCGGGGCCGAGAAAATCGAGCAGCGGCACGCCCGCGGAGCCCTCACGGCCCGGGAGCGCGTCGAGCGATTCCTCGACGCGGGCTCGTTCTTCGAGCTCGGAAAGCTCGCCTGCTCGGACGTGCCGGGGTTCGAGGAGCGCACGCCCGCCGACGGCAAGGTGTGCGGCTTCGGCGCAATCGACGGGCGCAAGGTGGCGATCAGCGCCGACGACGCCACGATCCTCGCCGGCTCTGGCGGCCGGGTGGGCACGCGCAAGGCAAACCAGCTCGCCCAGCTCGCGATCGAGAAAGGCTTTCCGCTCCTGCACCTCGGCGACGCCGGCGGGGCGCGCATCCCCGATATTCAAGGCTCCGACGGCCTCGCGTCGATGACCGCGAAGACGCCCGCCCTGCGCCGCCTGCGCCGCGTCCCCATGGTCACCGTCATCCTCGGCGACTCCTTCGGCGCGCCCACGTGGTCGGCGGCCTTCTCCGATTTCGTCGTGCAGCAAAAAGGCTCGTGCATGGCCGTCTCCGGGCCGCGCGTGCTCGAGATCGCGACGGGCGAGAAGGTCACGCCCGAGGAGCTCGGAGGCTGGGAGGTCCACGCCCGCACGACGGGCCTCGCCGACCGCGCAGGCGACACCGAGGAGGCGTGCTTTGCGATTGCGCGCGAATTCCTCTCCTTCTTGCCGGGCTCCGCGAGCGAGCTGCCGCCCCGGCGCCCGAGCGCCGAGGATCCGTGGCCGCGCCAGAGCCGGTTGCGCACGATCCTGCCCGACTCGCCGCGCAAGGCGTACGACATGGGCAAGATCATCGCGACGCTGGTCGACGACGAGCGGTTCTTCCCTCTGAAACCCGATTTCGATCGCAGCGTCATCACCTGCCTCGCGCGCCTCGACGGCCACCCGGTGGGCATCATCGCGAGCCAGCCCATGGGCTCGGCGGGCGCGATGGGCCCGGACGGGTGCGACAAATGCGCGAGCTTCATCGCCCTCTGCGACAGCTTCCACATTCCGCTGATTTTCTTGCACGATACGCCCGGCTTCTTCGTGGGCAAGGACGCCGAGCACCGGCGCATGCCCGGGAAGATCATCAATTTCCTCGAAGCGCTCGCGCTCTCGACCGTGCCGAAGGTCTCGATCGTCGTACGCAAATCCTACGGCATGGCATTCTCGAACATGGCGGGCACGGGCATGGGCGCCGATTTTCTGTTCGCGTGGCCGACGGCGGACATCAGCTTCATGGCGCCGGAGGCGGCCGCGAATGTCGTGCATTACCGCCGCATCGCCGCGAGCGCCGACCCCGAGGCCGAGCGCGCGCGGGCGGTGGACGAGCTGCGCCTCGCGAGCGAGCCCTGGCGGGCGGCGGGCCTGTACCAGCTCGACGACGTCATCGACCCGGCCGACACGCGCCGCGTGCTCATCCAATCGCTCGAGCTCGCGCGGGGCACGAGCGGCGGCAGGAGCGAGCGGCTGCTCGCGGCGTGGCCGACCAGCTTTTGATTGCGATCAGAGCGGCCAGCGCTCCGCGGGCGAGATGGTGATCGTCTGCGGGGGCGGCAAGACGGGCGCGACGCCGGTCCAGGCCTCGAGCGCGTCGAGGGCGACGCCGCGATCGTTTTCCGGCAGGTCCAGGATCCTCGCGCCATGGTTGCCCCCGGGGACGATGAATCGGTATGCGTCCTTGGCTCCTCCGAGCTCGAATGCGGCGGCGGTGTACGGATCGTTTTGCCCGTAAATGAGCAGGATCCGCTCGCCCTCGGCCGAGAGCCAGCCCGTGATGTCCTCCATGGCGCCTGAATCGAAGACGGGATCCTTGCCAGGCCCGGGGAGCACGAACGACGTGGGCACGTCGAATTTGGGGTGGAGGAGCAGATCGGCGAGGTGCGCCTCCTCGACGGCCGGGTAGCCGAGCTGCGTCGCGGCCTGCCAGTAGTAGGGCTCGTACGCGACGGTCATGTGGTCAGCCCATTGCTTCGTGGGGACGATCTCGTCGAGGAATGCCCATATCTCGTCGTCCGTGGCGGCCTGGTCCGGGATGTTTTCGCACTGGCTCGCGTCGAAGTATTGCCAGAAGCCGAAGACGAATTCGACGGCC includes:
- a CDS encoding OmpA family protein, giving the protein MVARRITLAALPCLLALAAGCGGGAVPEPATEATPSSESADEAKPSPADEAPAPAKAAEEPAPTSEAPPPAPAAEPPPAAAQGPVPDCEPKGGKSAAKGPKLELSVDRSKVDLEGHQLEVKLTRPACKVVLKVIGESGNVLANVTQGFDGMPAGTALTVGWKPSSAETVSRIEVWGHDTQGYYVGVAITPWNVKIPHEEVNFETDSDAIRPSEVPKLEASLEKIKEVISKHKDLGNIALYIAGHTDTVGGADHNLNLSRRRARSIAAWFRSHGLKMPISYEGLGEHSPLVKTADETAESRNRRVDYILSLDPPRLPSGSVGFGWKGL
- a CDS encoding phosphotransferase family protein, which gives rise to MPLAAPSNTRPPRDAHRIDEAALARWLAENVEGCKGGGTATARQFAGGQSNPTYWIGFEGGEAGEQQLVLRKKPPGELLPSAHAVEREYRIMRALASTDVPVPPALALCEDKSIIGTPFFVMRYVPGRIFWDPRLPEVSAPAERRAIYAEYIRALAALHRVDYVAVGLGDYGKIGGFVERQVQRWSKQYEASRTGEVPSMDALMAWLAKNVPARDETTLVHGDYRIDNMIFAPEGQKAQALAIIDWELSTLGHPVSDLAYTCMVYHLALPGRGSLADIDFAATGIPSQDEFVEEYCRLTGRAYIDNWPYFVAFGIFRLAAIAQGVYKRSLQGNASSESAHMYGAAVGLLSDMGCKIAGIRVGG
- a CDS encoding acyl-CoA carboxylase subunit beta yields the protein MSNSDKLDELARRKAAAEAMGGAEKIEQRHARGALTARERVERFLDAGSFFELGKLACSDVPGFEERTPADGKVCGFGAIDGRKVAISADDATILAGSGGRVGTRKANQLAQLAIEKGFPLLHLGDAGGARIPDIQGSDGLASMTAKTPALRRLRRVPMVTVILGDSFGAPTWSAAFSDFVVQQKGSCMAVSGPRVLEIATGEKVTPEELGGWEVHARTTGLADRAGDTEEACFAIAREFLSFLPGSASELPPRRPSAEDPWPRQSRLRTILPDSPRKAYDMGKIIATLVDDERFFPLKPDFDRSVITCLARLDGHPVGIIASQPMGSAGAMGPDGCDKCASFIALCDSFHIPLIFLHDTPGFFVGKDAEHRRMPGKIINFLEALALSTVPKVSIVVRKSYGMAFSNMAGTGMGADFLFAWPTADISFMAPEAAANVVHYRRIAASADPEAERARAVDELRLASEPWRAAGLYQLDDVIDPADTRRVLIQSLELARGTSGGRSERLLAAWPTSF